The Argentina anserina chromosome 3, drPotAnse1.1, whole genome shotgun sequence genome includes a region encoding these proteins:
- the LOC126787893 gene encoding KH domain-containing protein At5g56140-like, with protein MTSSSGVGGRYMAYSPSPSAPLSPHISALRSVSSSSAALVAEQEKYLSELLGERHKLGPFMPVLPNCRRLLNQEILRVTTLLGNASVLGQSGLEHASPLASGGLFSNGGADMDGWASRFQSEMSGLLQSSSTQNWHSPQGSSSGLIVKRTIRVDIPVDRYPNYNFVGRLLGPRGNSLKRVEATTECRVLIRGRGSIKDPAREDMMRGKPGYEHLNEPLHILVEAELPVEIVDGRLLQAREVLEDLLRPVDESQDFYKKQQLRELAMLNGTLRDEGSPMSGSVSPFNNSLGGMKRAKTRV; from the exons ATGACATCATCATCAGGCGTTGGTGGAAGGTACATGGCTTACTCGCCCTCGCCGTCGGCGCCTCTCTCGCCGCACATCTCCGCCCTCCGCTCCGTCTCCTCCTCTTCCGCCGCTCTCGTCGCCGAGCAAGAAAA ATATTTATCTGAGCTGCTCGGAGAGCGTCACAAGCTCGGTCCATTCATGCCTGTGCTGCCGAATTGCCGCAGGTTGTTGAACCAAG AAATTTTGCGTGTAACTACGCTGTTGGGGAATGCATCAGTTTTAGGTCAAAGTGGACTTGAACATGCTAGCCCCCTGGCTTCTGGAGGACTGTTTTCAAATGGAGGTGCCGATATGGACGGATGGGCATCACGGTTTCAATCAGAA ATGTCAGGTTTATTACAGTCCTCATCAACACAAAATTGGCATAGTCCTCAAGGCAGCTCTTCTGGTCTAATTGTTAAGCGGACAATCAGAGTGGATATCCCTGTTGACAGATATCCTAAT TATAACTTTGTTGGGCGGTTGCTAGGCCCGAGGGGTAACTCCCTTAAGCGAGTGGAAGCAACTACTGAGTGCCGTGTTCTGATCAGGGGACGCGGTAGCATAAAGGATCCAGCCAGG GAAGATATGATGAGAGGTAAACCAGGGTATGAACATTTGAATGAACCTCTTCATATACTAGTGGAGGCAGAACTACCAGTTGAAATTGTTGATGGTCGTTTATTGCAAGCGCGTGAAGTACTTGAAGATCTGCTCAGGCCTGTG GATGAATCTCAAGATTTCTACAAAAAGCAGCAGCTGCGAGAGTTGGCAATGCTCAATGGTACACTTCGTGATGAGGGTTCTCCCATGTCTGGTTCTGTGTCACCCTTCAACAACAGTCTCGGTGGTATGAAGAGGGCAAAGACCAGGGTGTAA